Proteins from one Desulfitobacterium chlororespirans DSM 11544 genomic window:
- a CDS encoding molybdopterin-dependent oxidoreductase has translation MAQTYCNVCTADCPASCRLLTDVADSRIINIKGDPRDPYTRGKICAKGYALKELVYSPDRVLYPLKQQGKGSGNWQRISWEQAFLEIGNKLVGIAQDYGSLLPVSMNKFLGTTGLLSQSVEGFFSSLGPITALMGNPCVSAGTDAFILNYGALKKPLPEDMQNSRLILIWGGNPAWTAIHQMRYIFEAQDQGAIVVVIDPIFTSTAARSDIYYQIRPGADGDLALGLAKILVEENLIDHGFLNNFTFGWPEYRDYLETVDLNQVSSSTGIPLTELYELARLYGTIKPATIRLGPGIQRGPSGGQNARIIDCLAALTGNIGISGGNVHYTSYEQLLHAGKYGQLRLPYGARQRLSESKTDNRILGTDWYTHLDTLDPPLKFLWVAGRNPVAQDPDSAQIIQAMKTIDTVVVAEQTLSATARMADYVLPVSSPFEFEDVVISFWHYGAAINQQAIPPLGESKSDFAIMQGLASVLDQLKPGLSSFPLHGDARTWLTQEFTSLNDFLGITDYRELAHHPARVNLPAVPWQDRQFPTASGLYEFFSFTAACHQTPPLPIPVDQPVSSRSYPLRLMVSRSPITMNSQFYSIDLLRRLENLPLLLIHPDTGRQKNLAEGDLAKVYNEMGELELPVSFSLSLPPDIVLTYMGMEDIHNKLINTLLRFESTDLGKIFSGSPGIAYNNCFVNLVKMG, from the coding sequence ATGGCTCAGACCTACTGCAATGTCTGCACTGCTGATTGTCCCGCCTCATGCCGCCTCCTGACCGATGTCGCCGACAGTCGGATTATCAACATAAAAGGTGATCCCCGGGATCCCTATACCCGGGGGAAAATCTGTGCCAAAGGCTATGCACTGAAAGAGCTTGTCTATTCTCCCGACCGGGTTCTTTATCCCCTTAAGCAGCAAGGAAAAGGGAGTGGAAATTGGCAGAGGATTTCCTGGGAACAGGCTTTCCTGGAAATTGGCAACAAACTGGTTGGAATAGCGCAAGACTATGGCAGCTTATTGCCGGTCAGTATGAATAAATTCTTGGGAACTACCGGCCTTTTAAGCCAGAGTGTAGAAGGTTTTTTCAGCTCCTTGGGGCCGATCACCGCCCTTATGGGCAATCCCTGTGTATCTGCCGGGACCGACGCTTTTATTCTGAATTATGGTGCTCTAAAAAAACCCCTTCCTGAAGATATGCAGAACTCCCGGCTCATTCTCATTTGGGGGGGGAATCCGGCCTGGACGGCCATCCACCAGATGCGTTATATTTTTGAAGCTCAGGACCAAGGAGCCATCGTTGTTGTGATCGATCCCATCTTCACCTCTACAGCTGCCCGCAGCGATATTTATTATCAGATACGCCCGGGAGCAGATGGCGATCTGGCTTTGGGGCTGGCCAAGATCTTAGTTGAGGAAAATCTGATCGACCATGGGTTTTTAAATAACTTCACCTTCGGCTGGCCTGAATACCGTGATTATTTGGAAACCGTCGATCTCAATCAGGTTTCATCTTCTACGGGTATTCCCCTCACCGAACTGTACGAGCTGGCACGTTTGTATGGTACCATCAAACCTGCTACGATCAGGTTGGGGCCTGGCATTCAACGGGGTCCCTCCGGCGGACAAAACGCCAGAATAATTGACTGCCTGGCCGCCTTAACCGGCAACATCGGTATTTCCGGCGGCAATGTGCATTATACTTCCTATGAACAGTTACTCCATGCCGGTAAGTACGGTCAGCTTCGTTTGCCTTATGGAGCAAGGCAGCGTTTATCTGAAAGTAAAACTGACAATCGAATTCTGGGGACCGATTGGTATACTCATCTGGATACCCTTGATCCTCCTTTAAAATTCCTGTGGGTTGCCGGGCGAAACCCGGTGGCCCAAGACCCCGACTCGGCACAAATTATCCAGGCCATGAAAACTATTGATACTGTGGTTGTCGCTGAGCAAACTCTCTCTGCCACCGCCCGGATGGCTGATTATGTGCTGCCTGTTTCTTCTCCTTTTGAATTTGAAGATGTGGTTATTTCATTTTGGCATTATGGTGCGGCGATTAACCAGCAAGCCATTCCCCCTTTAGGAGAAAGCAAGTCGGATTTTGCAATAATGCAGGGGCTGGCCTCCGTGCTTGATCAGCTCAAGCCGGGTTTAAGCTCTTTTCCCTTGCACGGAGATGCCCGGACATGGCTGACCCAGGAATTTACTTCACTCAATGATTTTCTGGGCATCACTGACTACCGCGAACTGGCCCATCACCCCGCCCGGGTAAACCTGCCTGCTGTCCCCTGGCAGGATCGTCAATTTCCTACGGCCTCCGGGCTCTATGAATTTTTCTCCTTTACAGCCGCCTGCCATCAAACGCCTCCCTTGCCCATTCCTGTTGACCAGCCTGTCTCATCACGTTCCTATCCTTTGCGCTTAATGGTTTCCCGCTCTCCTATCACTATGAACTCTCAGTTTTACTCTATCGATCTATTGCGTCGCTTAGAAAACCTCCCTTTACTCCTCATTCATCCTGATACCGGCCGGCAAAAGAACCTGGCCGAAGGGGATCTGGCGAAAGTCTATAATGAAATGGGTGAACTGGAATTGCCCGTTTCCTTCTCCCTCAGCCTCCCACCTGATATCGTGCTCACTTATATGGGGATGGAAGATATCCATAACAAACTAATCAATACCCTGCTTCGTTTTGAAAGTACCGATCTGGGAAAAATCTTCTCAGGAAGCCCTGGTATTGCTTATAACAATTGTTTTGTCAATTTGGTCAAGATGGGGTAG
- a CDS encoding 4Fe-4S dicluster domain-containing protein — protein sequence MNQKGFVFNPNRCLGCRSCQTACSVNHNLPPGITLRKVTAIELAMEGHLLKYYLSSSCNHCLNPECFRLCPNHAYRKRRDGIVVFDEGKCKGCGTCIRSCPFEAPVLLPDTGKVIKCDLCFDKLEEGEEPFCIGACPVEALKLFDPLEHHEHLLLKILPGIPRIQVTRPAARYHPLKIGKQVGLQLPNHTMMKEGGSNDSS from the coding sequence ATGAATCAAAAAGGTTTTGTTTTCAATCCAAACCGTTGTCTCGGCTGCCGTTCCTGCCAGACGGCATGCTCAGTCAACCATAACCTGCCGCCAGGTATTACTCTGCGCAAAGTAACTGCCATTGAATTGGCAATGGAAGGGCATCTCCTCAAATACTATCTTTCTTCATCCTGCAATCATTGTCTCAATCCTGAATGTTTTCGTTTATGCCCTAATCACGCCTACCGTAAACGGCGAGACGGCATTGTCGTATTCGACGAAGGAAAATGCAAGGGCTGTGGCACCTGTATACGCAGCTGTCCTTTCGAAGCTCCCGTGCTCCTCCCTGATACCGGAAAGGTCATCAAATGCGATTTATGCTTCGATAAATTGGAAGAAGGTGAAGAACCTTTCTGCATAGGGGCCTGTCCAGTCGAAGCTTTAAAACTCTTCGATCCCTTGGAACATCATGAGCACCTTTTGCTTAAGATCCTCCCCGGAATCCCCCGGATTCAGGTTACCCGGCCGGCGGCCCGCTATCACCCGCTCAAAATAGGGAAGCAAGTCGGCTTACAGCTCCCCAACCATACTATGATGAAGGAAGGTGGCAGTAATGACTCATCCTGA